One window of Nocardia nova SH22a genomic DNA carries:
- a CDS encoding acyl-CoA dehydrogenase family protein — MSTVERLVPAAFVPDTAVLRAEVREFLAEQLTGGAFVPAVDSWLSGWDEVFTKALAERGWIGMTVPAEYGGHGRSFVERFVVTEELLAAGAPVAAHWIADRQIVPSLLKYGNETQKRKYLPAITRGECYFGIGMSEPGSGSDLASVRTKATRVDGGWRISGSKVWTSGAHRAHAFIVLARSEPADPARRHAGLSQFLVEFAQPGVSVRPIVSMNGEHHFNEVFLDDVFVADEMVVGEIGQGWHQVTSELSFERSGPERILSTFPLLAALCGEMSGERIGADPAVGRYVARIAGLRGMSTAVAGALERHESADVAAAVVKVLGTVTEGDIADLADTLTGDAAAQRPEFAALVQRAVDQRPGFTLRGGTNEILRGVIARGLGLR; from the coding sequence GTGAGCACCGTCGAACGACTGGTGCCCGCGGCGTTCGTGCCGGACACCGCCGTATTACGCGCCGAGGTGCGCGAATTCCTCGCCGAACAGCTGACCGGGGGAGCATTCGTCCCGGCCGTCGACAGCTGGCTGTCGGGATGGGACGAGGTGTTCACCAAGGCGCTCGCCGAGCGCGGCTGGATCGGTATGACCGTGCCTGCCGAATACGGCGGCCACGGCCGGTCGTTCGTCGAGCGGTTCGTGGTGACCGAGGAACTGCTCGCGGCCGGAGCGCCGGTCGCCGCGCATTGGATCGCCGACCGGCAGATCGTGCCCTCGCTGCTGAAGTACGGGAACGAAACGCAGAAGCGGAAGTACCTGCCCGCCATCACGCGCGGGGAGTGCTACTTCGGCATCGGCATGAGCGAACCCGGCTCCGGATCGGACCTGGCGAGTGTGCGCACGAAGGCGACTCGCGTCGACGGCGGCTGGCGGATCAGCGGCAGCAAGGTGTGGACCTCGGGAGCCCATCGCGCGCATGCGTTCATCGTGCTCGCGCGCAGCGAACCCGCCGATCCCGCACGCCGGCATGCCGGATTGAGTCAGTTCCTGGTGGAATTCGCGCAACCCGGCGTCTCGGTGCGGCCGATCGTGTCGATGAACGGCGAACATCACTTCAACGAGGTCTTCCTCGACGATGTCTTCGTCGCCGACGAGATGGTCGTCGGCGAGATCGGCCAGGGCTGGCATCAGGTCACCTCGGAGTTGAGCTTCGAGCGCAGCGGACCCGAGCGCATCCTGTCGACCTTCCCGCTCCTGGCGGCGCTGTGCGGTGAGATGAGCGGTGAACGCATCGGGGCAGATCCGGCAGTGGGCCGCTACGTCGCGCGGATCGCGGGTCTGCGCGGGATGTCCACGGCGGTGGCGGGTGCGCTGGAACGACATGAATCCGCCGATGTGGCAGCGGCCGTGGTGAAGGTGCTCGGCACGGTCACCGAAGGCGATATCGCCGACCTCGCCGACACGCTGACCGGTGACGCCGCGGCGCAGCGGCCCGAATTCGCGGCGCTGGTGCAGCGGGCGGTGGATCAGCGTCCGGGGTTCACGCTGCGGGGTGGAACGAACGAGATTCTGCGCGGTGTGATCGCGCGGGGGCTGGGGCTTCGATGA
- a CDS encoding class I adenylate-forming enzyme family protein produces the protein MLLERNVFGVLDGSARAPWRDREAFGFSDGDSVSFVELRDRAQALARGLLDLGLARGDRVALMMNNRREWVETYFALAAAGFVSVPVNIMLVASEIDHVLGDSGARALVYDDYVAERITRLDAPVEWAIGTGTTRTPRHAERFVAYEAVIADTDPAREIVGPDLHDPMTIIYTSGTTGRPKGAVHSHNGVLWNAMGQWNALGLDATVRSGVVSSLSWAAGMHVLGIALVWAGGASHIRGLGGASAEAVVTMLVDQRITHTFLPPSLLSEIARDPELLARLAKSSLRWLLTGSAPVPRTLLEIFADKVPDVALCQGMGLSEFPPVVVVLGAGEAMDHVGSAGRPMPMSQVAVRTADQQVRSSGSGELLVRSTATMTGYWNRPEETAKAFRDGWLNTGDLADIDEDGYVTITGRLKELIISGGLNIYPREIEELLHRAPGVQECAVVGVPDPKFGETPAAVVVLEPASADREAVERGLRALCEQHLAPYKRPKHYVLSEQSLPRNSNGKILKRAIAPEVAADLGLSTAD, from the coding sequence ATGCTGCTCGAACGCAACGTATTCGGCGTGCTCGACGGGTCGGCGCGGGCGCCGTGGCGTGACCGGGAGGCCTTCGGCTTCTCCGACGGCGATTCGGTGAGTTTCGTCGAGTTGCGCGATCGTGCCCAGGCGCTCGCGCGCGGTCTGCTCGACCTCGGTCTGGCGCGGGGCGACCGCGTCGCGCTGATGATGAACAACCGGCGGGAATGGGTCGAGACCTATTTCGCCCTCGCCGCAGCGGGTTTCGTCAGCGTTCCGGTGAACATCATGCTGGTCGCCTCCGAAATCGATCACGTCCTCGGCGACAGCGGGGCGCGGGCGCTCGTCTACGACGACTACGTGGCCGAGCGGATCACGCGACTGGACGCGCCGGTCGAATGGGCGATCGGGACCGGCACCACGCGGACGCCCCGGCACGCCGAGCGGTTCGTGGCCTACGAGGCCGTCATCGCGGACACCGACCCAGCACGCGAAATCGTGGGCCCCGACCTGCACGATCCGATGACGATCATCTACACCTCGGGAACGACCGGGCGTCCGAAGGGCGCGGTGCATTCGCACAACGGCGTGCTGTGGAATGCGATGGGGCAGTGGAACGCGCTGGGACTCGACGCCACCGTCCGCTCCGGTGTCGTCTCGTCGCTGTCGTGGGCCGCCGGTATGCATGTGCTGGGCATCGCGCTGGTGTGGGCGGGCGGCGCGAGTCATATCCGCGGTCTCGGCGGCGCCAGTGCGGAGGCGGTGGTGACCATGCTGGTCGACCAGCGGATCACGCATACGTTCCTGCCCCCGAGTCTGCTGAGCGAAATCGCGCGCGATCCGGAACTGCTTGCCCGGCTGGCGAAGTCGAGCCTGCGCTGGCTGCTCACCGGCAGTGCGCCGGTGCCGCGCACCCTGCTGGAGATCTTCGCCGACAAGGTGCCCGACGTGGCGCTGTGTCAGGGCATGGGACTGTCGGAGTTCCCTCCGGTGGTCGTCGTGCTCGGCGCCGGCGAGGCGATGGACCACGTCGGTTCGGCCGGGCGGCCGATGCCGATGAGCCAGGTCGCGGTGCGCACCGCCGATCAGCAGGTGCGTTCGTCGGGCAGCGGTGAACTGCTGGTGCGTTCGACGGCGACCATGACCGGATACTGGAACCGGCCGGAGGAGACCGCGAAGGCGTTCCGGGACGGCTGGCTCAACACGGGCGATCTCGCCGATATCGACGAGGACGGCTACGTGACCATCACCGGACGGCTCAAGGAGTTGATCATCTCCGGCGGCCTCAACATCTACCCGCGGGAGATCGAGGAACTGCTCCACCGCGCGCCCGGCGTGCAGGAGTGCGCCGTGGTCGGGGTACCCGACCCGAAGTTCGGTGAGACCCCGGCGGCGGTGGTGGTGTTGGAGCCCGCCTCCGCCGATCGCGAGGCCGTCGAACGGGGTCTGCGCGCCCTCTGCGAACAGCACCTCGCCCCCTACAAGCGACCGAAACACTATGTGCTGAGCGAACAATCGCTGCCTCGCAACTCCAACGGAAAGATCCTCAAACGGGCCATCGCGCCCGAGGTCGCCGCTGACCTCGGCCTTTCGACCGCCGACTGA
- a CDS encoding class I adenylate-forming enzyme family protein, translating into MNREKIDMVDRTPAQRRAALEARFPEWRPRAIHEWFFRSAAEFADRDFIVTEDRTVTYREMADMVERVAAGLYARGIRKGDHLALLMANFPEYVAVKYAVSRLGAVLVPLNFMFKRDELGFVLRNSDAKGLIVMTGFRGFDYVRMLDDISPGWDRQLPSAELPHLRFVVQFDALAPARDGVETFGDLIADNHVLPASHEGPGPDDISMMLYTSGSTGQPKGVLWTHDQDARVGFGGALSRAFGDGWRVLTALPLYHAFANNEVLNAAMFAGGAAILRRVFDAAEILDAIDRDRANELVTVPTMVVALCEAAAGRRSTGGSLVGLMAAGAPAPVWLWERAIELLGVTELTTGYGQTESGGGQVMSRPEGGVEHVSSTVGRIKYAGPAGLPELGGLIAEMHAADLMTGEILPEGEEGELISRGPINALGYWKLPDETATFRDGWVYSGDIGTVTSDGVVTLTGRKKELIRSGGENYAPKEVEELLTGHPAVSQAFVVPVPDARWGEIGCAWLVPEPGATIDVGELDALCRERLAGFKRPRRFRIVTADELPTTPTGKVQKFRLAEWATRSPDESSPAG; encoded by the coding sequence ATGAACAGGGAGAAGATCGACATGGTCGACCGCACCCCCGCACAACGGCGTGCGGCGCTCGAGGCCAGATTTCCCGAGTGGCGACCGCGCGCGATTCACGAGTGGTTCTTCCGCTCGGCCGCCGAATTCGCCGACCGCGACTTCATCGTCACCGAGGATCGGACGGTCACCTACCGCGAGATGGCAGATATGGTCGAGCGCGTCGCCGCGGGCCTGTACGCACGGGGCATCCGCAAGGGGGATCACCTCGCGTTGCTGATGGCGAACTTTCCGGAGTACGTCGCGGTCAAGTACGCGGTGTCGCGGCTCGGCGCGGTGCTCGTCCCGCTGAACTTCATGTTCAAACGGGACGAATTGGGTTTCGTCCTGCGCAATTCCGATGCCAAGGGCCTGATCGTGATGACCGGCTTCCGAGGCTTCGACTATGTGCGGATGCTCGACGACATCTCACCGGGCTGGGATAGGCAGCTGCCCTCCGCCGAACTGCCACACCTGAGGTTCGTGGTGCAGTTCGATGCCCTGGCGCCCGCGCGCGACGGCGTCGAAACCTTCGGCGACCTCATTGCCGACAACCACGTGCTGCCCGCCAGCCACGAGGGGCCGGGACCGGACGACATCAGCATGATGCTGTACACCTCGGGCTCGACCGGACAACCCAAAGGCGTGCTGTGGACGCACGATCAGGATGCCCGCGTCGGCTTCGGCGGCGCCCTGTCGCGCGCCTTCGGTGACGGGTGGCGGGTGCTGACCGCGCTGCCGCTGTATCACGCGTTCGCGAACAACGAGGTGCTCAATGCCGCGATGTTCGCCGGTGGCGCGGCGATCCTGCGCCGCGTCTTCGACGCCGCGGAAATCCTGGACGCGATCGATCGGGACCGGGCGAACGAGCTGGTGACCGTGCCGACCATGGTCGTCGCACTCTGCGAGGCGGCGGCCGGTCGACGGTCGACGGGTGGTTCGCTGGTCGGGCTGATGGCGGCGGGCGCTCCGGCGCCGGTGTGGCTGTGGGAACGGGCGATCGAGCTGCTCGGTGTCACCGAGTTGACCACCGGCTACGGGCAGACCGAATCCGGTGGGGGACAGGTCATGTCGCGGCCGGAGGGCGGTGTCGAGCACGTGTCCTCGACGGTGGGACGAATCAAATACGCCGGACCGGCGGGGCTGCCCGAACTCGGCGGCCTGATCGCCGAGATGCACGCGGCCGACCTGATGACCGGCGAGATCCTGCCGGAAGGCGAAGAGGGCGAACTGATTTCGCGCGGACCGATCAACGCGCTCGGCTATTGGAAGCTACCGGACGAGACCGCCACGTTCCGGGACGGCTGGGTCTACTCCGGAGATATCGGCACCGTCACCTCCGACGGGGTGGTGACCCTCACCGGGCGCAAGAAGGAGCTGATCCGCAGCGGCGGCGAGAACTACGCGCCCAAGGAGGTCGAAGAACTCCTCACCGGCCATCCGGCCGTGAGCCAGGCCTTCGTCGTGCCCGTACCCGACGCCAGATGGGGCGAAATCGGTTGTGCCTGGCTGGTACCCGAGCCCGGCGCGACCATCGACGTCGGCGAACTCGACGCGCTGTGCCGCGAGCGGCTGGCGGGATTCAAGCGCCCCAGGCGGTTCCGGATCGTCACGGCCGACGAACTGCCGACCACCCCCACCGGCAAGGTGCAGAAGTTCCGCCTCGCCGAGTGGGCGACGCGGTCGCCCGACGAGTCGTCGCCGGCCGGGTGA
- a CDS encoding acyl-CoA dehydrogenase family protein: MTDMLEIDRELADLLDSVFGEYAESGERAPGELDRELWNRLDGLGLVNLTGDEAHGGSGAGWAEAAALISAAARHGVRLPLAEHDLLAEWLRQTTELGGPTAVRTACVLDAAGRADAVPWLSAVERAVLIRPVGDGYRAADIAVAELSVTRGANAVGEPRDGVVVDLAALDGVEVSPEMVRQFERRAAMIRGVQVCAALDRTLAFAVEHVRSREQFGRPIAAFQAVQSQLADIAGEAALARAATETALLRAIASDWSAPDLDFLVAVARSCAGHAASVVVRGAHQVHGAIGTTREHRLHTSTRAAMAWRSEYGSVRFWDERVTEAALHAGATGLWQLIAG; the protein is encoded by the coding sequence ATGACCGACATGTTGGAGATAGACCGGGAACTGGCGGATCTGCTCGACTCCGTCTTCGGTGAATACGCCGAGTCGGGCGAACGCGCGCCGGGCGAGCTGGACCGGGAACTCTGGAACCGGCTCGACGGGCTGGGCCTGGTGAATCTGACCGGCGACGAAGCGCACGGCGGCAGCGGCGCGGGCTGGGCCGAGGCCGCGGCACTGATCAGTGCCGCGGCACGGCATGGCGTGCGACTGCCCCTCGCCGAACACGACCTGCTGGCCGAATGGTTGCGGCAGACAACGGAATTGGGCGGGCCGACGGCCGTGCGGACCGCCTGTGTGCTCGATGCGGCGGGCCGGGCGGATGCGGTGCCGTGGCTGAGCGCGGTCGAGCGTGCGGTGCTGATCCGGCCGGTCGGCGATGGTTACCGGGCCGCCGATATCGCTGTCGCCGAGCTGAGCGTCACTCGCGGCGCCAATGCCGTCGGCGAACCGCGCGACGGCGTCGTGGTGGATCTCGCGGCGCTCGACGGCGTCGAGGTGTCCCCGGAGATGGTGCGGCAGTTCGAGCGCAGAGCCGCGATGATCCGCGGCGTGCAGGTCTGCGCGGCGTTGGATCGGACGCTGGCATTCGCCGTCGAGCACGTGCGGTCGCGCGAGCAGTTCGGTCGCCCGATCGCCGCATTCCAAGCGGTGCAATCGCAACTCGCCGACATCGCGGGCGAAGCCGCCCTGGCACGCGCCGCCACCGAGACGGCGCTGCTGCGCGCGATCGCCTCGGACTGGTCGGCTCCGGACCTGGATTTCCTTGTCGCGGTGGCCCGTTCGTGCGCCGGACACGCGGCGTCGGTCGTGGTGCGCGGCGCGCACCAGGTGCACGGTGCGATCGGTACGACCCGCGAGCACCGGCTGCACACCAGTACCCGGGCGGCGATGGCCTGGCGCTCGGAGTACGGCTCCGTGCGGTTCTGGGACGAGCGGGTGACCGAGGCCGCGCTGCACGCGGGCGCCACCGGTCTCTGGCAGCTGATCGCCGGATAG